The genomic stretch AGGATGTCTccgggggtgtagatatactgtaaataatacgGTATAAGCTGGTTaaaggttaaaaagaaataaatatggcagcctccatatacctctcacttcagttgtcctttaacttgtaGACTGCTATGGACGTCTAAAGGCGTTTTTAATACAAAACTAAAACTAAACTACATAATGAGGCAAGGTGGTGTCTGGTGAGACAATGTTGCTGTGCATCAGCACCAATTATAAATATAGGAAAAGTGTATAAACAAATTAATTCACATGCACCATGTCAACAATTTATAATGTATAAGAACTAGGAAAAGggttgactcttgggtgcatgtgaagTCAAAAATCTTTAATATAAATCATTCATAATGTACAAATATAACATATAAAATCAGTTGCAAAAGCCATAAGGTGCCTAAGCCTTGAATAGCCAGATCTATTAGCAACCAATCTACAAGGGACATGAGCCACCTTGATCACCACAGCATAGAATCAAAAGCCTTGATGTAAAAGTGGAGTTCTGTCATTTGCATTGACCACCCAGTTtggcgcagtagacccagactggacccgactgagcctattaccggggctgatcgcggctgaacgggtgaccgcgggaggacggcgagagacTCGCACATGTTTACGGGGCGGGAAGAAGActtgggtgagtatcaaatctttacatagtgagatctctggtacactttaatcttgtttttatttttttgggttaACTGAGACTTGGGAATGTCCATCTGTCTCATCCTTTTGGGCTCAAATCATTACATTTCTACATAAGATGGGCTGCCCAATGAACTCTGACCCCATTCTCTGCCTCCTTGGTGTAATACAAGATGAAGCCCTTGATAATTCTTTAAAAACCTTTCTATCCGAAGTCCTGTTAATGGCCAAACAAGAAGTGGCCTTTAGATGGCCACCCTTTAGATCACCCACGTCACACTCTTTTGAAAACGGGATTTAAAGTGTCAGCACCGCCTTACTATATAAAAAGCTTTTGTATCTACATAGAGGCTCAAGTAAGAAATGTCATTTAATTTGGAACAGGTAAAAATCGGTAACACATTTTTTCACTCCTAACCATAGAAATTAGAGTTTTTGGTTACATTCTTGCCTATCCCATATCGTTATCAGATCTATGCCTTATAATGTATACACCTGCTGCCATGCTCTTCCACATGTACAACTACAATTTCTCCCTGATATTATTATATAGTTGTATTACAGCTGTGCTTgtatatctatattttatgacttatgtatgtatgtatgccctGTAAACTACAAAATTCTGTACAATAAActttattttgttaaaaaaaaaaaaaaccacattctgAAAGAGTATAcgttaactttttttatttactgcATTTTCTCTCTTGtccattatgttttttttttttcagtggagCTGTCTCCTTTGTTTCCCAATACACTAATGCTCGGGCTGGAAATACGTGTCAAGGTATCTGACTATGTACAAGACCGGATAAAGTCACTGAGAACATCTCACCCAGGCCAGTATCAGAATATTGCCTGCATCAGAAGCAATGCTATGAAATACTTACCCAACTTCTTCAGGAAAGGACAGGTATATTATATGTGCTCTGCTCCTTGCTTTAGAATTTACGCTCTTCCCCAGTGAGACCACAAAATTTAACCAGGACGCGGCCACGATCTACTAAGGAGTCGGTCGCGATGGGCCCATCGGGCATGCCTAGTTAGTCTGTTTACATGAATGAAATGCTGGCGTCAGCGACATGCTGGCTTTTCATTGATCACGGGCATAGCGATCCGGAtgggaacaagctgttcccagTCCCCAATCACCTTATCTGCGGAATTGCGGCAGAAACTAACGGCAGAGGTGATTGGGAGCAGCTAGGTAAATAACGCAGATACGTGCACTTCTGAAGTTCTTTCGTGTCGTACATCATATGCACTGCTGAAATGCACacagcagcgcgtatagtgtgattAGATATTGCATCTGTGTGGCTGGTGGCTCTGCCTATGCACTATTTAGCAATCATCATTTCGACATCCATAACAGGTGACAGGGCAGCTTTCCCAGCTATAGATAGGGAGAATTCAGGATCAGTCATAGGTCTGTATATTGTCAAATGACTTCAAATCCTCTACAGATATATAATCTGGAAAGTATAGTTTTTTTCTTAGGCAAGGTTGAGCAGCTCATTAATATACACTAACCCTCCCGCATGATGAATACTGTAAACAGCATCCATATGTCTTGGGATTCAGGTATGgctggagcaggggcgtaactagaaatcaccccctgcaaaaatttggatggggcccccttcccttcctcgctttctgcacaagtAAACTAAGAACAAAAATTTTTCAATTGGCTAGGGCACACTTCAATGTGttctccccatgcagataaaaacagacagcagtgaagcactgcacacattttctttatcaattacattagcttctgtgataaaacgtgcatgttttcacacagggTTTGCAGAAAATGcagacagaaaaccgacagatgagcTCCCAGCCTTAGCTTACTACACTCTCAGTCCACCCCCCATGGtggagaactggctctgcagactcttccAGTAGCATCTCTACAGTACACATcacttggaagggggggggggggggggggggggctagttgcAGGGCAATGTACACAAGAGCCtagtgcacactgaatagggacagtctacaaaactttgtatgattcgttatccgcAGAGTGCggaaagtgtttttttgtttttgttttttttttctccttgcacccttagttgtcagtctctaaggacagggatACCAACTTTCTCCCCTATGGGGCTCCCTGTGCCTTCTggacccccctgcggctgcatcccttgcagggtctattgttacgcctctggGCTGGAGATGGATTTGGAAAGCTTGTGGCAGTTTCCTGAATCCTGTCAGTTGCCAGCGATTCGCTCTGTCTGTGAGTTGAGTTGTTTGTATTTTTGCTCATGACGTATGTACATATTGTCTTCCAGCTCAGTAAGATGTTCTTCCTCTTCCCTGATCCACACTTTAAGAAGACAAAACATAAGTGGCGGATTATCAGCTCTACTCTGCTGGCCGAATATGCTTATGTGCTGAGAGTTGGGGTGAGTGAAATAAAATATGATTGATATGAATACTGTAgtttcctcctcctcatttgtttagtCGCTTGTTTGTGACCATATGGACTTTTGCATGCCACAGGTGTCTGTCAATTatactgcttctttcagctgttgcataggcatgttcagagCTTCACATATGCCATCTATCCATCTTAGGTTCTGCTGTCCTTCTTATATTCCCATACATTTTTCCTAGCATCAAGGATTTCTCTAAAGAATCCAGCCGTCTCCTTATGATTCATTAAGCAGCAGATAAATTATCATGCACACACAGCAATAATACCGTTACTTCTGTGTGTAAGTACCGCAAAATATGCTAATAGACTGACCCCCGGTACTCTAGTATCGTGCCTGCAGTGCGTTACTGGGCAATGGTCGTGGTGCGGAGCAAGCAGTTCATGGACTGTATGCTATTCTGTACATGTCACAATGCACTAAAACTGTGTGATGCGACTTTTCATCACCATTGAAATCCTATTTCTGTGGATGTGCACTGTAATGGAtcaagtgtgaaagaagccttaggcagggagcacacttgtcacaaTTTTTCTGGCATTTTTGGCACTCTGCATTATCCTCCATAATTATTTTTCATGAAtggttgcaattttttttttttgattgtggAGCAATGTATTTAATTAGTAAACACACGGAAGTTAGTAAGCTGCTGTGTAATTTTTAAAATTGCAAAAGCGAGCAtctgacagacaaaaaaatagctGTAGTGCCCTgtctgcaaaccccccccccccctcccccccccccctgcccgcacACCACTTCCCTGGATATTTCTCCGGTTTGTGCACCAATGTGACTTTGAATGCGGTTTATggagatttttctacagtaaaccaGTTGGTTTCATGCACTGTGTCTGGATCTGCGTTACTTTTGTTGCTTGAAACTTTCATTTACTTTACTTTCATTGCTTGTTTGATGAATATAACTATAATAATGGCAGTGATAATGATAACTCTATACCACAGGGATTGGTGTATACAATCACAGATGTAGAAGAAGTCCATGACTGGATGGTGAAACACTTCACAGAACATCCCCTTTTTGAGCGTCTTTCGAAAGAACAATTAGtaagttgcttattttttttgttgttttttgttgttttttacatTTACCTATAGTATCTGTTGGTGTGTCAGATTGTAAGCCACTTTCCTAATGGTTTTGTGGCTTATTACCTTTAATCAACTACTGTACTTTATTTAAAGCTTATGTCCACAAAAAATGTCCCCCCTCCTCTATCACCTATCACATTGAATGGCCCTGAACCTGGCCTCACTCCACCCCATCTACATCTCAACTTCATGGTTCCCTCAGTTAAAGGGAGCATGGAGATTGGGCCAGTCGAGTTCACAAGAGTTTACTCAGTTCCATAGGATggatgtacagtaatggaggtacttgaaaaggtaggagacacaaggagggctGTTTAGAGTCAGACTATttctgggctttacccccctgccATAGAGAAGACTGAGGTCGCGTGGCAGGCTGTCTCCAGTTCTACATTATAGCCACGCACTAACCATTCACTAGAATGGGATTGGGGTATTTATTGGCTGTAAGAGCCACGCCTCTTTTGTAATAGCAGGAGGGGGTGAATAGCGTGTTCATTTAGGGAAAGCAAGGAAAGAGATTGTTGTGAAGAGGGGCTTTATTATGCTTTGTGtttgtaatatgttgccgctttaagtATAAAAGATAATTATGACATGGAAATTTCTTTTTACCCTTTTATCCCTAGGCAGGAGACCTAATCATAGACAAGCTTGGCACATCAACAGAAGAGGGGAAGAAAGTTCAGCGTAATAAAGGACAGAACTTCCTGGCTGTATTTTGTCGGGTAGAAAACAGAACTTTCAGAAGTCAAGAACTGTAACTGTTGTGACTGGACTTCAGTGCCAATGTGGCAGCCTGTGATGTGGAGGCAGAGCTAGAATGGCAGGACTGTGAGGGTCAAGGCAGAACTAGAATGGCAAAAGTCTGAGGAACAATGAAAGTGAAGAGTCAAGGTTTACCATTCAGAATTTACTCGTCTGGCAGCTAGAACATATTTTCGGTCTGGCATGGCCTACAACTAAAAATCTCCTCATTGCCTCATGCATTTTTCCCAAAGTACTATGAGAATCACAGTACCCCTGTGTCAGCTCCTACTGGATGCAGCCACCTTGCATGATGTAGTATCCGGTTAAATTTATTGACAcactgtaatttgcattgctttcGAGGTTCTGTGCAATAAATCTAGCCTCTTGTCCTGTATACAGTGATCAAAGAACAATGCCCCATCAACCTGGCTCAGTGTGACACAGCTTAGTGACTGATGAGCCTCCCAGAGGAAATGAACTTGCATTTATGAACCTTTTCAGGCacttaatttttcttttttttaaacaagggTTTGTCCTTATAAGTTGTAATGGCGTTTTTCATTTATTGGAGCGGAGGAGACATTCTACCGTACTTTCTCTGTTATATTTCTTTGGTACATCACAGTTCACTTTtcagcttaacctcctgagcgttatgccGCTCAGGAGGATTTGCATTATCTGTCGTCGTTTAAATGTGGCCATGACATACTAGCTAGCACTAAGCTAGCTAGTATTGTCTGCCGGCAACTCTGGAACCCCCAACCCCCGCCCCCTTTTGCCTGCTGGATACATTACCCTGCCTGGATCCCGCCATaggtgcagcctccccgctcagctctagtcttcactatggggaagaTCGTACATGACGCTTTGACGTCACCAATGTCAtgtgcagtcccgatcctccccatagtgaggacCGGAGCTAAGCGGGAGGCTGCTAGTCCGCTGTATCCCGGCAGGGTAATGTATCTAGCGggcaatggaggggggggggggggggttctgcggCCAATCGGGGGGTGCCGGCAGACAATACTAGCTAGCGGTCACAATTAAACAAATAGATTAATTCTGGCGGGTCCTGATTGGCAGAAAAACCTCTGCAGCGgcatgcctgacacagtgtcgggcataacgctaaggaggttaaagagcttCTAGTCTAGATCTTGATTTCTTGTGCAGCTGTGATGGTCTTGTTTACTGCAATAATGAGGGGCTTTCCAGTGTACAAGGTTCCAGGAGTGTGACTGCATGACTTATTCCAGGAAAGGTTATCTTGGTAAGGGAAGCACAACAGGATACTTGGAAGAAACAGCTTCATCTTGTTTCAGTTCATGTTTGTCTACAGAGTTGTTTTCAGTTCACATTACTATGAAGTAGTTCATTTTTAATATCAGCAGTATTGTCAGATGAATGTTTCTGTAAGTATATAATAAGTTGAAGCATCTATAGCCAGACCTCATGTCTGTGACGGGGTTATGGCGCCTGCTAGGTTTACACTGTGCACACAGCTCCAATGGGGCTATATTATCGCTAGCTAATTCCTCCAGGAAAGGAATTTGTGCAGAATTTGTTCAAAGATCATTTCTGAGTTGTGAATGAAAATCATTAATCTTGGCAATCCTTTAAGCAATTATATAGGTTTCTGTGTGTCCTACACATTTTTATGAAAGTGAGTTTTATGACTTTACTCACCAGCAAGAGGTACATACTTAGCAGGAAACCCAAaaactcagggctgttttggTTTGCAAATTGCTGTCTTGTATGCCTgttctgctaggtacacacgttgcgtttttgcGGTCGATACATGCGTTCGATTGACAATTTCCGTCAAGCCCGATaataattttgattgttttaccactcgatttcttatagaagtgaatagaaattgataagaaaagatgagAGAATCTAGCGGGAAATTGaattgaaaaaaattgcattgagtgtacctagcattagcccTGTTTCCAGAGTCctgagtcttaaagagaacccgaggtgggggggCAATCGAtgggacatagaggcatgttctctgccttgtaacatgcctctgtgtccccacactgccaCTGCCACGCTATAGAcccccgagattagcgacaatatgagaggtaaacacagggagagggattccctgttcaaaacccccaccaggggtgttcctgcagggttAATGGCCGCTCTCTCTTCCTGGCCTTGCCCCCGCCGCTTCCCCACATGCTACGAGATACACACactctcagtgcagcgtcgtgacccagaggtcatcaaagttaagtgggccattgcggcccacaggagtggcgtttttgcggctacctgatccgctcagccccccagatcaggtagcctactttttttcatttgagcccacctcgggctctctttaaagtgatactgaattgacctatggagaaggaagatgCCGAATCCTATAAAGACTTCCTGTTTGACCCTCTGTGTCCTTTTTCCAGCGCTGTTACCCCCTTTGCATGTATTCTACAGGTTCCTGGAGGCTGCTAATTTGAATGGGGTACAGTACTTGAACCAGGACACTGagggaggaacgggaaggctctataggattcaGAGCTTCCAATCTTGTCAAAAATGGCCACCAGACTAAAATTACTATTGAACATGTTGTTTAGGGAAGTCCCTTATTAAATAGATTTGTGTAAGACCTGAAACTCAAAATTGCATAGCTTAAGGTACATACGTCGTATTTTTGCAAACGACCCGCCTGGtcctttggacgtcaaatcgggcgtgtataCAGTCTGTCATTCAGCTCATAAGACTGGACTTAAGCGTTCAAACGACGAGTCATTTGCGAAactcagacgtgtgtacgagcctatatagccaggctaatttCTATCTCAATCAGCGAATAA from Hyperolius riggenbachi isolate aHypRig1 chromosome 2, aHypRig1.pri, whole genome shotgun sequence encodes the following:
- the METTL1 gene encoding tRNA (guanine-N(7)-)-methyltransferase isoform X2, whose protein sequence is MDWSEHYPEYFKPLSSDKTRDDDQDLREVKTQEPQVEFADIGCGYGGLLVELSPLFPNTLMLGLEIRVKVSDYVQDRIKSLRTSHPGQYQNIACIRSNAMKYLPNFFRKGQLSKMFFLFPDPHFKKTKHKWRIISSTLLAEYAYVLRVGGLVYTITDVEEVHDWMVKHFTEHPLFERLSKEQLAGDLIIDKLGTSTEEGKKVQRNKGQNFLAVFCRVENRTFRSQEL
- the METTL1 gene encoding tRNA (guanine-N(7)-)-methyltransferase isoform X1; translation: MSESAMQLSAAAVPEPGMAVPRPQKRYYRQRAHSNPMADHSFKYPVNPNQMDWSEHYPEYFKPLSSDKTRDDDQDLREVKTQEPQVEFADIGCGYGGLLVELSPLFPNTLMLGLEIRVKVSDYVQDRIKSLRTSHPGQYQNIACIRSNAMKYLPNFFRKGQLSKMFFLFPDPHFKKTKHKWRIISSTLLAEYAYVLRVGGLVYTITDVEEVHDWMVKHFTEHPLFERLSKEQLAGDLIIDKLGTSTEEGKKVQRNKGQNFLAVFCRVENRTFRSQEL